Proteins encoded in a region of the Phoenix dactylifera cultivar Barhee BC4 chromosome 3, palm_55x_up_171113_PBpolish2nd_filt_p, whole genome shotgun sequence genome:
- the LOC103706283 gene encoding dr1-associated corepressor, with protein MRKKLDTRFPASRIKKIMQADEDVGKIALAVPVLVSKALELFLQDLCDRTYAITLQRGMKTMSSLHLKQCVHSFNVFDFLKDIVSKVPDMGSSDAGGDDRSAKRRKAADDDNDSEEELKRRAQHEAAGHSSSGRGRGRGRGRGRGARGARGIDRDSAHYDKYEDDPGTSPQHSDRPPHMKSETMDDSLSARESKETTVSSSNTGAVVRNFDLNLDLDENGDMSAATATASASATITTTATSPEINHEMKHEYSGWPLADMDQMAIDPIQFALSNRRLDEEEEDYDNEEG; from the exons ATGAGGAAGAAGCTCGACACTCGTTTTCCCGCG TCTCGAATAAAAAAGATTATGCAAGCAGATGAAGATGTTGGGAAGATTGCATTGGCGGTACCTGTTTTAGTAT CtaaagcattggaattgtttcTACAAGATCTTTGTGACAGAACATATGCCATAACTCTTCAGAGAGGAATGAAGACAATGAGTTCTTTGCATTT GAAGCAGTGTGTACACAGTTTTAATGTGTTTGACTTCCTGAAGGATATAGTGAGCAAAGTTCCAGACATGGGTAGTTCCGATGCTGGTGGTGACGACAGGTCTGCCAAGAGAAG GAAAGCTGCAGATGATGACAATGATAGCGAAGAGGAGTTGAAGCGGAGAGCT CAGCATGAGGCAGCCGGCCACAGCAGCAGTGGCAGAGGACGGGGGCGGGGACGTGGGAGAGGACGTGGTGCCCGAGGTGCTCGTGGCATCGATAGGGATAGTGCTCATTATGATAAATATGAAGATGACCCTGGCACCTCGCCTCAACACAGTGACAGACCACCTCATATGAAATCCGAAACAATGGATGACAGCTTGAGTGCAAGGGAATCGAAGGAAACCACAGTTAGCAGTAGTAATACAGGTGCCGTTGTCCGGAACTTTGACTTGAATTTGGACTTGGATGAGAATGGAGATATGTCTGCGGCCACAGCCACAGCCTCAGCCTCGGCTACCATTACAACCACAGCAACATCCCCTGAGATAAATCATGAAATGAAGCATGAGTACTCAGGTTGGCCGCTTGCTGATATGGATCAGATGGCCATCGATCCCATTCAGTTTGCATTATCAAACCGAAGATTagatgaagaggaagaggattatGATAATGAAGAAGGTTGA